The genomic interval GAACTGAATATTCAAGGACTGCAAAAGTCCGCCAAATATCCTGTATTTAACAGGAATAAAATGAGTTTTTATTATATGTTTGTTAGTAATCTTTTCAATTTTTCTCTCAGAGATAGTGTTATCCAGCAGTTCAATCACAGAATTTTTAATAAGTTCCTTGATATTATTGTTTTTCATAATTGCAAATTATTACTTTTAAAATTTTTATTAAATCTTCTTAATGCCCAATCAACATAGAATTCGTTTTTTTCTATCATTGTAAAATTTCTTTTGTGCTTATAAGCTGCTACAGCAGTAGTGCAAGTTCCCGCAAATGGATCAAAAACCAAATTATTCTTTTCAGTAGAAGATAAAATTATTCGTTCTAATAAAGCAAGTGGTTTCTGTGTGGAATGAATTTTTTTTCTTTGTCTATCTCTTAATCTTTCAAGACCATTACAAATACTAAAGTACCAATCATTTCTCATTTGTTTTCCATTGTTAATTTTTTTCATTTCTTCATAATTAAAAGTATAATTTTTTACATTTTTATCTTTTACTGCCCATATTAAAGTTTCGGAGGCATTAGTAAATCTAACACCTTTAAAATTTGGCATAGGATTAGACTTAATCCAATGGACATCATTCAATATCCAAAATCCCAAATTCTGCAAGATATTTCCAACTCTAAAAATATTATGATAAGAACCAATTACCCAAAGCGTTGCATTTTTTTTCATTATTCTTTTAACTTCTTTTAGCCAAGCTATAGTAAAATCGTCATAATGTTTAAAATTTTTAAATTGATCCCATTCATCATCAACACCATCAACTTTTGTATTATTTGGACGATATAATTCGTTTTGTAATTGCATATTATAAGGCGGATCCGCAAAAATCATATCAAAACTATTGCTTTTTATTTTTTTCATTTCTGTAAAACAATCGCCGACAATAACACTATTTATAATATTGGATTTTGGATTTAATTTTTTTATTTTTCTTATAGTCATAATTTTTTAATCATTTTACCGATTATTTTCATCTCATCGGTAAAAGGAATGATGTCATATTTTGGATTTTCCGGCTTGAGATAAACATAGGGCGGTTTATCTTCTGAAATAAACCTTTTGACAGTTGTTCCATCCGATGTTTCGGCTAAAACAATATCCCCAGAGGAAAATTGCTGCATCTTCTTGAATAGTAGCAAATCTCCATCTTCAATGCCAGCCTTAATCATTGAATCTCCAATAACTCGCGTAACAATTACATCATCGGAAATAATTTCTGTTTCTTTTGATAATGGTATCCAAGCATCAACATCTTCTATCGCTTCTATAAAACTGCCTGCTGAAGTAATGCCAACTATGGGAGCTAACGGCCTAGCATTAATTGTTTTATACCCTTTCTTTAAAATTTTAATACCGCGAGCAGATCCTTCTTCACGAGTAATTAAATTTTTTCTTTCTAATACAGAAAAAAAATCCAAAAGTGATTGATTGGAAGATATGTTTAATCTTTCTTTCAATTCACTAAAAGAAGGCGGAAACCCAAAATCCTTTATGCTATCATAAATTATTTGTAAAACTTCTTTTTGTCGTTTAGTAATAACTTCTTTTATCATATTACATCATAATAACCGACTGTTTGGTCGGTGTCAATAGCTTCAATTGTGGATAACTTTTCCTGGTCTTATTTAACTCATTTTTGGGTTTTTATCAATAAAAAAAGAGAGATTTTATTTTCTCTCATTTCTTTGCTTTTTTTATTTTCTTTTTTCTTTTTTGTTTTCTTTCTTTCTTTTTGCGTCGATGCTTGTTTCCGGGATACTTTTTGTTCTTATTAGAAATTGGTCGTTTCTTTAGATTTCTGATTTTTAATTCTCCTTTCTCTTTGCCTACTTCTATGTGTATTTCGTTATTTAACAGATCTCTGGCTTCCAACATTTCATCTAAATCTAATCCAAAACTTAAAATCTCGTCTCCCTCAATACTGATTACAAGCGTATCGCCATTTTCCAAAGAAACTGTTGCTTTCTTTTTATTAAAAGCACTCTGAATTTCTCTGAAAGTCTTTGCGTCATTAGAATTACTGGAAAAAATATCAAATCCACTTTCTCCAATTCCATAATATTTTCTAAATAACATATTTTTCTCCTCCTTTTTGTGCTAAATTCAGTTTAGTGAAAATCTAAAATAAGTCAAGACTAAACAAAAACCGCCTTTTTGGCGAGTTTTATAGATTTACTTATGTGGATAAATTGGGCTTGACAGGGGGTGTCAGTTTACTATTATTAAAGTGAAGCGTGTCCCAGGTCTGGGTGCCCGCTTTTTTTGTTACCAAATTTTTACTAAAAATCGCTTTCTTTTAATTTAACTCATTTTCGGGGTTTTAGCAATA from Candidatus Parcubacteria bacterium carries:
- a CDS encoding site-specific DNA-methyltransferase codes for the protein MTIRKIKKLNPKSNIINSVIVGDCFTEMKKIKSNSFDMIFADPPYNMQLQNELYRPNNTKVDGVDDEWDQFKNFKHYDDFTIAWLKEVKRIMKKNATLWVIGSYHNIFRVGNILQNLGFWILNDVHWIKSNPMPNFKGVRFTNASETLIWAVKDKNVKNYTFNYEEMKKINNGKQMRNDWYFSICNGLERLRDRQRKKIHSTQKPLALLERIILSSTEKNNLVFDPFAGTCTTAVAAYKHKRNFTMIEKNEFYVDWALRRFNKNFKSNNLQL
- the lexA gene encoding repressor LexA: MIKEVITKRQKEVLQIIYDSIKDFGFPPSFSELKERLNISSNQSLLDFFSVLERKNLITREEGSARGIKILKKGYKTINARPLAPIVGITSAGSFIEAIEDVDAWIPLSKETEIISDDVIVTRVIGDSMIKAGIEDGDLLLFKKMQQFSSGDIVLAETSDGTTVKRFISEDKPPYVYLKPENPKYDIIPFTDEMKIIGKMIKKL